The bacterium genome includes a region encoding these proteins:
- a CDS encoding sugar transferase, producing MRGITQIFSLIFDAILINIGIIFAFLIKFGGRLPQSNFEAYQSMCIPFTLAMLLSIYAFGLPNWRKIDDIQNNTFKAVSFGTLIIMAISFASKNIAIAFPTSVFAISWIINTLSLTGWRVIAKEIHRPIKRVLIVGTNDKATAVASEINRHPHSGYELIGFIGEKKVNKSANVLGDYDDLIKTVYEKDVDEVIVTVEHTSNPKLWDTILNHENKIRFKTIPDVYEAVISKIGSIQLEAVPLVELSLEPISGWNRTIKRLMDIFISVSALILFLPFLPIIIILIKLDSKGPIFYRQERVGKGEERYKIWKFRTMYVGAEDKTGPILATINDERITKFGRTLRFFRFDELPNLFNVLRGQMSLVGPRPERPEFVEIFKKTIPGYQLRFKVRPGITGLSQINAPYDIPAQIKALYDILYINNYTLFLDFKIMLRTLLVILRKQGAR from the coding sequence ATGAGAGGAATAACACAGATATTTTCATTAATATTTGATGCTATCTTAATTAACATCGGGATAATTTTTGCCTTCTTAATTAAATTCGGAGGAAGACTCCCTCAATCTAATTTTGAGGCATATCAATCTATGTGTATCCCCTTTACCCTGGCTATGCTTTTATCCATCTATGCCTTTGGCTTACCCAATTGGCGTAAGATAGATGATATTCAAAATAATACCTTTAAAGCAGTATCATTTGGCACATTGATAATTATGGCTATATCTTTTGCCAGTAAAAATATAGCGATTGCATTTCCTACATCTGTATTTGCTATTTCCTGGATAATAAACACCTTATCATTGACTGGCTGGCGAGTTATAGCGAAAGAGATACATCGGCCGATTAAAAGAGTTTTAATCGTCGGAACAAATGACAAAGCAACTGCAGTTGCCTCAGAAATAAATAGACATCCACACTCAGGTTATGAATTAATCGGATTTATCGGGGAAAAGAAGGTAAATAAAAGTGCTAATGTCTTAGGAGATTATGATGACCTGATAAAAACTGTTTATGAAAAAGATGTTGATGAAGTTATAGTTACGGTAGAACATACCTCAAATCCAAAATTGTGGGATACAATCTTAAATCATGAAAATAAAATCAGATTTAAAACTATTCCCGATGTATATGAAGCGGTTATTAGTAAAATAGGTAGTATCCAGTTAGAGGCAGTGCCTTTAGTTGAATTAAGTTTAGAACCTATCTCTGGCTGGAATAGAACCATAAAACGATTAATGGACATTTTCATTTCAGTTAGTGCTTTAATTCTATTTTTACCGTTTTTGCCAATCATTATCATTCTGATTAAATTAGATTCAAAAGGACCTATTTTTTATCGACAGGAAAGGGTAGGTAAAGGCGAAGAAAGATATAAGATATGGAAATTCCGAACGATGTATGTTGGAGCGGAAGACAAAACAGGACCAATTCTGGCAACCATAAATGATGAGAGAATAACTAAATTTGGTAGAACACTTCGGTTCTTCAGATTTGATGAATTACCTAATCTTTTTAATGTCCTGCGGGGACAGATGAGTTTAGTTGGTCCAAGGCCAGAACGACCGGAATTTGTGGAGATATTTAAAAAGACTATTCCTGGCTATCAACTGAGATTCAAGGTTAGACCGGGAATTACAGGATTATCTCAGATAAATGCCCCTTATGATATCCCGGCACAAATTAAAGCCCTTTATGATATCCTTTATATCAATAATTACACCTTATTTTTGGACTTTAAAATTATGCTAAGAACTTTATTAGTTATTTTAAGAAAACAAGGGGCACGATAG
- a CDS encoding VWA domain-containing protein: MKFANPEFFYLLFIIPLLILNYIKRRKGANIKFSDLQVLKEIPPSKSLKYKHCVFILRLLCLILIIISVARPQLCRTEGEILTEGVDIILAVDISGSMQAEDFKPQNRIKSAKQVIREFVKGRKNDRLGLVVFASQSFTQCPLTLDYGTLLSLLNQVNIGMIEDGTAIGMALVNCVNRLKDSQAKSKIVILLTDGVNNCGKIDPITSARIAQAMNVRIYTIGVGKKGGAPIPVDHPIFGKIYARNPDGSLLLTKVDEDTLKTIANITDGKFFRATNERKLSQIYEDIGKMEKTKIKVKEYMKYKEIFGYFLFPGILLLLAEIILANTRFRRIP; this comes from the coding sequence ATGAAATTTGCTAATCCTGAGTTTTTCTACTTACTCTTTATCATCCCATTACTGATTTTGAATTATATCAAGAGAAGGAAAGGAGCAAACATAAAGTTTTCTGACCTGCAAGTTTTAAAAGAGATTCCCCCATCTAAATCTTTGAAATATAAACATTGTGTGTTCATTCTCCGATTATTGTGTCTTATTTTAATCATTATCTCTGTTGCCAGACCACAACTATGTAGAACTGAAGGAGAGATTTTAACTGAAGGGGTGGATATTATTTTAGCCGTGGATATCTCCGGGAGTATGCAAGCAGAAGATTTTAAACCTCAAAATAGAATCAAGTCAGCCAAGCAAGTCATCCGTGAATTTGTTAAAGGGAGAAAAAACGATAGATTAGGATTGGTAGTTTTTGCCTCGCAAAGTTTTACTCAATGCCCATTAACCCTGGATTATGGAACATTATTGAGCCTATTAAACCAGGTCAATATTGGGATGATTGAGGATGGCACAGCCATTGGAATGGCGTTAGTTAATTGTGTCAATAGATTAAAAGATTCACAGGCGAAAAGTAAAATTGTAATCCTTCTTACTGATGGAGTAAATAATTGTGGTAAAATTGACCCAATAACCTCAGCCCGTATCGCCCAGGCAATGAATGTAAGGATTTATACCATTGGTGTCGGCAAGAAAGGTGGTGCACCAATACCTGTTGACCACCCCATATTTGGTAAAATATACGCCCGTAATCCTGATGGTAGCCTGTTACTGACCAAAGTTGATGAAGATACACTTAAAACCATCGCAAATATTACTGATGGCAAATTTTTCCGCGCAACTAATGAACGCAAATTAAGTCAAATATACGAAGATATTGGTAAAATGGAAAAGACAAAAATAAAGGTTAAGGAGTATATGAAATATAAAGAGATATTTGGATATTTTCTTTTCCCGGGGATATTACTTTTATTAGCCGAGATAATTCTGGCAAATACACGGTTTAGAAGGATACCGTAA
- a CDS encoding diguanylate cyclase — MNYNEILKSFVESREWTVAKEVLLNKIGLSYSWIVNNEGKSVFREEHWKPHCRMIYTTPQGKKECEETWLASIQYAQDNKVSTVFPCHAGFLGATCPIISNSTLIGVIGGCQVVNASLRHEHYAQVIKKFNLDAKSFADSLTKIPATTVEGLELDVELVAMLTQLAIDSKIKLQQLSSKEGEVEAISEFYKLFEESRSLMLTLEPKKLYPLIVNLTARAMNAEIASLMIVEDNKEDITIKAAIGLDEEHISKTKLQVGKGVVGYVAKTGEPLLVGDITSDTRFHVQKSSPKYYTKSLISAPLKIGTEIIGIINVNNMKTRRPFNETDLKLLSIICGHAAIAVKNAKKYYSEEKEKVTEEIEVEIKEKEEIEEAKQELIKEKVDIETQLKEKEEMIRVKEELIRVKQELLKEKLKVSEEEEDREKLLKEIEVLEKEKIFLAKEKTNLEEKAKKTDILIKEKERLEKEKEELIKEKEELEAQTEELGILYSISREIPLMKMPQEILGWVLDKIQPFFNYHAGTYLLVDDNRIISEIKQVCFINAECIQDVKNRVEKKWTEIYPQKEFKIIYHTAEGTSSELFWVGIERFQSTLMATLTHRDEIIGLIALNSFNEDAFSPLQRRLLTIIANQISETLEKVRLFAKIRELAERDELTKVYNYRYFEDYLQKEFAFAKQYNKPVSLTMLDFDRLKHVNDTYGHQAGNRLIKTISDIIKDTIKDKGVLSRFGGDEFAVVFSETDQNTAFSIAESIRVNIANNSIEFVKGTPHQLSASLGVSTYPNPGIETEKDLLAKADKALYEAKQRGRNKVILYTP; from the coding sequence ATGAATTATAATGAGATTTTAAAAAGTTTTGTAGAAAGTCGAGAATGGACTGTAGCCAAAGAGGTTTTACTCAATAAAATAGGGTTATCTTATTCCTGGATAGTTAATAATGAAGGGAAATCTGTATTTCGTGAAGAACACTGGAAACCACATTGTCGGATGATTTATACTACTCCACAAGGCAAGAAGGAATGTGAGGAAACATGGCTTGCTTCTATTCAATATGCTCAGGATAATAAGGTTTCTACGGTATTTCCCTGTCATGCAGGATTTTTAGGGGCTACCTGCCCAATAATCAGTAACTCAACATTAATTGGCGTAATTGGTGGCTGTCAGGTCGTAAATGCAAGTTTAAGACATGAACACTATGCCCAGGTAATTAAAAAGTTTAATTTAGACGCAAAATCCTTTGCCGATAGCCTGACTAAAATACCAGCCACAACGGTCGAAGGATTAGAATTGGATGTAGAATTAGTTGCTATGTTGACCCAGTTAGCCATAGATTCAAAGATAAAACTTCAACAACTATCCAGCAAAGAAGGTGAAGTTGAAGCCATCTCGGAATTTTATAAACTCTTCGAAGAATCTCGAAGTCTAATGTTGACTTTAGAACCAAAGAAACTTTACCCATTGATAGTGAATTTGACAGCAAGGGCAATGAACGCTGAAATTGCCTCATTGATGATAGTTGAAGATAATAAAGAGGATATAACTATCAAAGCCGCTATTGGTCTGGATGAGGAACATATTTCCAAAACTAAATTACAGGTTGGTAAAGGTGTGGTAGGTTATGTGGCTAAAACAGGTGAGCCTTTGCTGGTCGGTGATATAACATCAGATACACGATTTCATGTCCAGAAAAGCTCCCCGAAATACTACACTAAATCTCTAATTTCAGCCCCTTTAAAAATTGGCACTGAAATAATTGGTATCATCAATGTTAATAATATGAAAACAAGAAGACCTTTTAATGAAACAGACTTGAAACTACTCTCGATAATCTGTGGTCATGCGGCGATTGCCGTTAAAAATGCTAAGAAATACTATAGTGAGGAAAAGGAAAAGGTTACCGAAGAAATTGAAGTGGAAATAAAAGAAAAGGAGGAAATAGAAGAGGCAAAACAAGAACTTATAAAAGAAAAGGTTGATATAGAAACCCAATTAAAAGAAAAAGAAGAAATGATACGGGTTAAAGAAGAATTAATTAGAGTGAAACAAGAGCTTCTGAAAGAAAAACTAAAGGTATCAGAAGAAGAAGAAGATAGAGAAAAATTATTAAAAGAAATAGAAGTATTAGAAAAGGAAAAAATATTCCTGGCGAAAGAAAAGACCAACTTAGAAGAAAAGGCAAAAAAAACAGACATTCTCATTAAAGAAAAAGAGCGATTAGAAAAAGAAAAGGAGGAATTAATCAAAGAAAAGGAAGAATTAGAAGCACAAACAGAAGAATTAGGGATATTATACAGTATTTCTCGTGAGATTCCTTTAATGAAAATGCCCCAGGAGATACTTGGCTGGGTATTGGATAAGATTCAACCGTTTTTTAATTATCATGCCGGAACATATTTGCTTGTAGATGATAACCGTATTATCAGTGAGATAAAACAAGTTTGCTTTATAAATGCGGAGTGTATCCAGGATGTCAAAAACAGAGTGGAGAAAAAATGGACGGAGATATATCCCCAAAAAGAATTTAAAATAATCTACCATACAGCTGAAGGAACCTCATCCGAGTTATTCTGGGTAGGAATAGAGCGGTTTCAATCTACACTTATGGCCACTTTAACTCATCGAGATGAAATAATTGGACTTATAGCACTCAACAGTTTTAATGAAGATGCATTTAGTCCATTACAAAGAAGATTATTAACGATTATTGCCAATCAAATCTCAGAAACACTTGAAAAAGTAAGGTTATTTGCTAAGATACGAGAGTTAGCCGAACGAGATGAATTAACTAAGGTTTATAATTATAGATATTTTGAAGACTATTTGCAAAAAGAATTTGCCTTTGCTAAACAATATAATAAACCAGTATCCCTGACGATGCTTGATTTCGACCGCTTAAAACATGTCAATGATACTTATGGTCACCAGGCAGGAAATCGACTGATTAAAACTATCTCGGATATAATTAAAGACACTATTAAAGACAAAGGTGTTTTATCTCGATTTGGTGGAGATGAGTTTGCGGTTGTTTTTTCAGAGACAGACCAAAATACAGCCTTCTCAATTGCTGAATCTATTCGGGTTAATATTGCAAATAATAGTATTGAATTTGTCAAAGGTACCCCACATCAATTATCTGCCAGTCTGGGGGTTTCTACATATCCAAATCCTGGCATAGAAACAGAAAAAGACTTATTAGCCAAGGCAGATAAAGCCCTTTATGAGGCAAAACAACGCGGGAGAAATAAGGTAATATTATATACGCCGTAG